A region of the Ornithinimicrobium ciconiae genome:
CCTGCACGGCCCCCTCCCACGGCTGGGCGACGCCGGTCATCTGCGGCAGGGCTGCCGCTCCCGTCGGCAGCGGTGAGCGCTCGGTGAGCCGCGCCTCGCCGGCGTCGGACCAGATCGCGGTCGTGGACCCCTGCAGCCACCGGGCCAGGGGAGTGGCCAGCTCCTGGCTGGCCACCACGAGAGCCCGGGTCGCCTGGACCCGGGAGTCCCGCAGGTCGGCGATGTTGGCCGCGGTCGGGCGCACGTCGACGAGACGGCCGGCCAGGTTGACCACCGCGGTCCGTGCGGGGTCGTCCGCAAGCTCGTGCACCCACGGGCCCAGGGTCAGCCCGTCCCACTCCACCTGGCGGTGGGGCAACCCGGGATCGACCCGCCGGGTCAGGACCACCACGTCGTGGCCGCGGGTGGACAGGTCCGCACACAGGCTGCGCCCCAGCGTGCCGGACCCGCCGGCGACCACGACTTTGAGCAGCTCCGCGTCGGGGTGGGGACGCAACAGCCGGTGCAGCCGGGTCACCGCCTGCGGCCAGTCAGCGATCAGGTCCTTGCCGATGCTCGCCACGATGGCGGCAGTCGCCGGGCCGGACACGGTCACCTGCTGCTCAAGGGTGGTGCCGCCCTCCTCGTGCGGGTGCAGCGTCCAGCGCACCCGGGTGCCGCCACGGGGGGCCGGCTGCTCGAAGGCCAAGGACCTGCCGTCCGTGACGTCGGTGATCCGCAACGGACCGGCAGTGCGCCCGTGCAGGGCCGCCGCCCAGCCGCGGGCAGGCAGGTAGTGACCCCGGCGTCCCGGGGTGACGCGCGCCGCCTGCGTCTCGACGACGGCGACCGTGTGGGAGACGGGCGCTCCGTCATACGTGTGCGGCTCGTCGGGCTCGAGGGTGAAGGAGCTGATGGCGCGGCTCCAGGCCGGCCAGCGTGTCGGGTCACCCACGACACCCCACAACTCATCGGCCGGGATCGCGAGGTAGTGGCGGAGGGTGCGCTGCCAGGTCATGGCCCCAGCCAACCACGCCCGGGGGTGCAGTCATGCACTCGATGCCGGGTGCATGGCAGGCTGGAGTCATGACGTTCGAGAACGGGCAGGTCCCACCGCCGCCTCCGCAGAAGAAACCGACCCACAACAAGCGCAACGGCTGGCTCTATGTCGGGCTGGGCGTGCTGTTCGTGCTGCTCGGTGTCCTCGGCTTTGTCGGCGACACCCGTGGTGATCTGTTCAACTGGATCTTCATCGCGCTGGGAGTCGCCAACGCAGTCATGGGAGTGTCGGCGATCCGGCAGTCCCGCAAGACCCTTGACCCCTTTGCCAACCAGGCCAGGAGGACCCCGTGACCGACACCCCCGATCCGCAGCCCGAGCAGGAGCCGGTGACCCTCACGCGGCAGCAGACCGCCCGCAACAAGCGCCAGGCCTGGCTCTACATCGTCATCGGCGTCGCGCTGGGAGTCGTGGCCGTCATCGGTCTGCTCGCCGACGACGCCGGCTTCCTCGACTGGCTGCTCCTGGCCCTGGCCATCATCAACCTGACCATCGGCGTGATGGCGTTGACCCGTCCGCAACCGCGGCTGGGCAGCCCCGACGACAGCTGAAGATCACCCGGCCAGCAGGTCGCGGACGTGCTGGGCCAGTCGCACGGTGGCCTCGATCTCGACGCGACGGTTGGACACGCTCTCGATGTTGAAACCAAACGGCACGTCCAGCCTGCGGCAGAACTGCGCCAGCTCGCGTGCCATCCCGGTGCACTGCTCGTAGGAGTCGCTGAGCGGGTCCTCGGCGTGCTCCAGCTGGTTCTGGAGCCACCGAGGCACGTGCACCCCGAGCCACTGCAGGAACTCCAGGGTCCGGGTCGAGCCGCACACCGACAGGGTGAAGACCACGTGGGCCGGCTCGCGACCCTGCCCGCGGCAGGCATAGGCGTAGTCGGAGACCAGGTCCTTGGCCCAGGTCAGGTCATAGACCACCTGGGTCACGAAGAACGAGGTGCCCAGGGCCTGCTTGGCCAGCATGCGGTCGTGCTCATCGTTGTGGTGGGCGTGCCTCTCGGGGATCGCCACGGCGCCCAGCGGCACGACGCTGCCGGTGTCCCGCCACAACGACTGGGCCTCGGTCAACCGCGTCCGGACGGCCGAGTCGCGCGAGGAGGCACCGACCAGGACGGTGGCCACCAGCGCGGGGTCCTGCCCGGCGAGCCAGCCCTTGAGCTCGGTGGGGTCGTACTTGCCGACCGAGCGATAGATGATCACCGGGCGGTCCCACCGGCGCAGATAGTCGGCGTGGAAGCGTGCCGGGTCCAGGCTGGCGACGAAGGGGAAGGGGCGCAGCGCCGGGTTGCGGTCCGACTCGTCCTCGATGTCATAGAGGACCAGCGCGTCCAGCTCCAGGTCGCGCACCCGCTCCAGGGTCACGTCCGCGATGCGGGTCAGGTCCTCCGGAGTGGTCGCCCGTCGGGGCGGGGTGATGCTGAAGAGGCGCAGCGGACGGCTCCGCTCGCTCAGCCGGTCCCCGAAGCCACGCGCTGGATCCTGCTCCCTCACCGTCGCCATACCTGTGCCTCCTTCGGAGGGCCACGCTACTGCGTCGCCGGGCCGCCCCAGCACGGAGGCCAGCGGTCCGGCGCCGACACAGGACCGCTGTCTGCCACCTGCGTGTGGCGACCGACTGTTGCGCCCCGACTGACTGGAGGGCTCAGATCCGCGGTGGGGTGGCCGCGCTCACCGGGGTGCGCCGGGCAACCTCCACGATCTCCTCGTGCGCCGGCTCGGGCACCCGGGCCGAGATCATCACGAATCGTTGTCCCGGCTCGCAGGTCCGGCGGATCCGCTCCTGCTCGTCGTGGGAGGCCACCACGATGAGGGTCCGGGCCAGCGCGGTGCGGATCTGAGCTGTGATGGCGCTCGCCGTGGGACAGATCACGGCGATGAGCTGGCCCCGTCGAGACACCGGGACTCCCCAGGCGTATGACGGCAGGGACCGCCCTGCGTGCACGTCCAGTCTCCCCGGGGTGCTGAACATCTCACGGGTCGGTTGCACCAGGGCCCGCCTGCGGTTGCGGGCGCGCAGGATATTGCGTGCCCGCTCATAGGCCTCGTGGACCGCCACCTCGCGGGCGGTGGCCCGGGCGATCGCCGCGTGGGCGGCATCGACGATGACCGGCGCTATCGGGGAGGTGTGCAGGTCCACCCGTGGGGGCGGAGGCATCGTGGCGGTCTCTGCCGACTCAACAGAGGCCGACGGCTCGTCGGACTCAGTGGCGGACGCAGACATGGGAGCACTCTGGCAGATGACACCGTCAGTGTCGGAGATCAGGGCTCAGCGCGTCGACCCAGTTCCGCTCCGTCACCAGGTCGGCGGCATCCACAGACGGCCTATGTCTCCATTGCCTACACCGCGCGCATCGTGGCCCCGCTGCCGACGCCGGACGGTGAGGAAGTCCGACTGTCGCTGGTTCACCCGGCAGGAGTTGGCGGAGTCGGCATCGGTGGGCGACTTCGCCCGGGAGAGCTTTCGGGCGCTCGGCTGGATCTAGCCGCAACGGCATTCCGCGCGTGCGCCGCGACGCCGCTGCGCAGGAGGCCGACCACGCGCACCCGCGGTAGTGGTTCACCGCCTCCCACTGACCGACGAGAGCGCACCAGCGACAAACGCACGTGGCCCCTGATTGCGATGTTCGCAGGTCAGGGGCCACGTGCGTGACGGGCAAGGCTTAGATGTCGAAGTACATCTCGGACACGTGCCGCATGATGTGCTGGGATTGGCTGGAATGGGCGAAGGTGGGTTGACCTGCGGGTTTGCGGTCGGGGAAGGTTGGCACTGATTGGCCTCTTGCGGACCTCTTGCGGACTTTTTGCGGACTAGAACAGTCCCCTCCAGGTGATCCCTGGAGGGGACTGTCGTCGGCGCTGGCAGGGTCTCGGGGTAGGTAACCTAGCCTGCCATCCTTCCCATTGGTCTGCCCAGCATCATGGTGAACCTAGGCAGGGGTGAGGTTGACGCCGGTCTAGGTGCCCGCGTGTTCAGCGATGCACTGTCGGGCGACCGACCAGGCATCGACCGGAGCGTCGGAGATCCGGAAGACCGGACCGACGACCTCGGGAGCGTCCGGGGAGCTGGTCACGTCGAAGACGTAGCCGATCTCCACGCTCGTCCCGGCGGGGAACACGACGGTGTAGCGGGCGATGGGGACCGAGCTGCCCACGACCTCGACGACTCGGGCGTCCCGGTCCGCGGGATAGATCAGGCAGCGGC
Encoded here:
- a CDS encoding DUF6093 family protein, with amino-acid sequence MRHRELRRFVDSVMACEGRLREVMGVGSDDNGFPITIYETRYEGRCLIYPADRDARVVEVVGSSVPIARYTVVFPAGTSVEIGYVFDVTSSPDAPEVVGPVFRISDAPVDAWSVARQCIAEHAGT
- a CDS encoding DUF1731 domain-containing protein, with amino-acid sequence MTWQRTLRHYLAIPADELWGVVGDPTRWPAWSRAISSFTLEPDEPHTYDGAPVSHTVAVVETQAARVTPGRRGHYLPARGWAAALHGRTAGPLRITDVTDGRSLAFEQPAPRGGTRVRWTLHPHEEGGTTLEQQVTVSGPATAAIVASIGKDLIADWPQAVTRLHRLLRPHPDAELLKVVVAGGSGTLGRSLCADLSTRGHDVVVLTRRVDPGLPHRQVEWDGLTLGPWVHELADDPARTAVVNLAGRLVDVRPTAANIADLRDSRVQATRALVVASQELATPLARWLQGSTTAIWSDAGEARLTERSPLPTGAAALPQMTGVAQPWEGAVQGANAEHMTVLRTSIVLQDGSPALDRLTQLTRVGLGGRVGSGQQWFSWIHLQDWLALVRASLALEPEVDLPDGILVAAAPHPVRNEELMATLRKRLRRPTAPPTPAPLVHVGGVVLRTDPALGLTGRHATSALTTDAGFEFTHPTLDGALRDLTG
- a CDS encoding 5,10-methylenetetrahydrofolate reductase, which codes for MATVREQDPARGFGDRLSERSRPLRLFSITPPRRATTPEDLTRIADVTLERVRDLELDALVLYDIEDESDRNPALRPFPFVASLDPARFHADYLRRWDRPVIIYRSVGKYDPTELKGWLAGQDPALVATVLVGASSRDSAVRTRLTEAQSLWRDTGSVVPLGAVAIPERHAHHNDEHDRMLAKQALGTSFFVTQVVYDLTWAKDLVSDYAYACRGQGREPAHVVFTLSVCGSTRTLEFLQWLGVHVPRWLQNQLEHAEDPLSDSYEQCTGMARELAQFCRRLDVPFGFNIESVSNRRVEIEATVRLAQHVRDLLAG